Proteins co-encoded in one Arachis hypogaea cultivar Tifrunner chromosome 13, arahy.Tifrunner.gnm2.J5K5, whole genome shotgun sequence genomic window:
- the LOC112792500 gene encoding probable transmembrane ascorbate ferrireductase 3: MRSSSTLALAQLFGFLALILLLVWLLHYRGGIEYDSEDPDRVFNVHPFLMYFGFIFLVGQAIMTHHMVTIEWTTRKTIHAMLHLIAIVLGIVGICAVFKYHDMVNLVDVYSLHSWIGLGTFCLFGLQWLGGLMFMFGARESRVSMSPWHIAGGRALLYMAICAAMTGFMNRYAMLKLLPHQRETHLINFTALAILLFGVFVDISVGLAHYGH; this comes from the exons ATGCGTTCTAGCAGTACCTTGGCTTTAGCACAGTTGTTTGGCTTCCTTGCCCTCATCCTCTTGCTTGTTTGGTTGCTGCATTACCGCGGCGGAATCGAGTATGATTCTGAAGATCCTGATCGCGTCTTCAAC GTTCACCCTTTTCTGATGTACTTTGGGTTCATTTTCCTTGTTGGCCAAG CGATAATGACACACCACATGGTAACAATAGAATGGACAACACGAAAGACGATTCATGCAATGCTTCATTTGATTGCTATAGTACTTGGAATTGTTGGTATATGTGCAGTGTTCAAGTACCATGATATGGTCAACTTGGTTGATGTATACAGCCTGCACTCATGGATTGGCCTTGGTACCTTCTGCTTGTTCGGCTTGCAGTGGCTTGGTGGACTAATGTTCATGTTCGGAGCTCGAGAATCAAGAGTTTCAATGTCTCCATGGCACATAGCTGGCGGTAGAGCACTGTTGTACATGGCAATATGTGCTGCAATGACGGGTTTCATGAATAGGTATGCAATGTTGAAACTATTACCGCACCAGAGAGAGACTCATTTGATCAACTTCACCGCCCTTGCAATtctcttgtttggtgtctttgtCGATATCTCAGTTGGTTTGGCTCATTATGGCCATTGA
- the LOC112792501 gene encoding protein OBERON 3, giving the protein MIGGKELRNGGVDSADESSRSKLTRPNFEPSREYPDKKGVEFLRDSEMGGVHSKPTSSSMVGGASSGLQELTLSYLCDAQGLGLAADKDIPIPGKSLLLNNHSLEKVVSHKGKEILVSENSNHLDGGKFVERDFLSLSDTRENNSSKRSVEEEEEEQESNREKKPRLETLNLSLALPDVSLSLTASNALQNGADQQQPQPLRPKPTRPSTTTWSNNDCTATASLSYSYSHPFSHNPSCSLTRNSTDNFDYSVSKDDQIWNCGEGTNGSVHSRFKPIGDGVGFSNHGGGISSFMQGNSQFKTTSSDNHSFFPSELPARPRFEAQSGDSRGRNSENVRILEGLDGGGKMKKLSRPERILREVVSESVPAAALMIQELADEVIASTKEYLKNLIEKPDKKDELVSLQSRLERRSDLSKETLSKCHKVQLEILVSVKMGLASFLYGKIQLSEMVEVFLYRRCRNVNCKSLLPVDDCDCKICSGNKGFCSSCMCPICLNFDCASNTCSWVGCDVCSHWCHAVCGIQRNLIKPGPSLKGPAGTSEMQFHCIGCGHASEMFGFVKDVFMCCAKDWGLETLMKELDCVRKIFRGSEDRKGKELHVKTDDMLLKLQTKMASPSDACNYITQFFNYADNLPDFPLSAISAKDIASSQSNITKDTPSLPKTSSLMPKYAYDMSYSRPHSGALPNDLHQKDFKASILSELKTEADFQLGALLRKGGLDSLESIVRIKEAEAKMFQTKADEARREAEGFQKMIRTKTAQMEEEYAEKLAKLCLHETEEMRRKKLEELKVLEGSHYDYYKMKKRMQDEIDGLLERMEATKQQWV; this is encoded by the exons ATGATTGGAGGTAAGGAACTTCGTAATGGTGGTGTTGACTCTGCGGATGAAAGCTCAAGAAGCAAGCTCACAAGGCCGAATTTTGAGCCCAGCAGGGAGTACCCGGATAAGAAAGGTGTTGAATTTCTGAGAGATTCAGAGATGGGTGGTGTTCACTCAAAGCCCACAAGCAGCAGCATGGTTGGTGGTGCCAGCTCAGGATTGCAAGAACTCACCCTCAGCTACCTCTGTGATGCACAAGGGCTGGGTCTTGCTGCTGATAAGGATATTCCTATTCCTGGTAAGAGCTTATTGCTGAATAATCATTCTTTAGAAAAAGTTGTTAGCCACAAGGGCAAAGAGATTCTTGTTTCCGAGAATTCAAATCATCTTGATGGTGGTAAATTTGTTGAAAGAGATTTCTTGAGCCTGAGTGATACCAGAGAGAATAACTCCTCAAAGCGATCggttgaggaagaagaagaggagcaaGAGAGTAATAGGGAGAAGAAGCCAAGGCTTGAGACACTGAATCTCTCTCTTGCTTTGCCTGATGTCTCACTCTCTCTCACCGCTTCAAACGCCTTACAAAACGGTGCTGATCAGCAACAACCACAACCGCTTCGGCCTAAACCTACCAGGCCCTCAACTACAACATGGTCTAATAATGATTGCACAGCAACAGCTTCTTTGTCTTACTCTTACTCTCACCCTTTCTCACACAACCCAAGTTGCTCGCTTAcccgcaattcaactgataatttTGACTACTCTGTGAGTAAGGATGACCAAATTTGGAATTGTGGGGAGGGGACTAACGGTTCTGTTCACAGTAGGTTCAAGCCAATTGGAGATGGGGTTGGGTTTTCCAATCATGGTGGTGGTATTAGCTCCTTTATGCAGGGAAATAGCCAGTTTAAGACTACTAGTTCGGATAATCATTCCTTTTTCCCTTCTGAATTGCCTGCCAGACCAAGATTTGAAGCTCAATCTGGGGACTCGAGGGGTAGGAATTCCGAGAATGTGAGAATCTTGGAAGGGTTAGATGGTGGGGGGAAGATGAAGAAGCTCTCAAGGCCTGAGAGGATCCTGAGGGAAGTTGTTTCTGAGTCTGTTCCCGCCGCAGCACTGATGATTCAGGAGCTTGCTGATGAAGTCATAGCTTCAACCAAGGAATACCTGAAGAATCTCATTGAGAAGCCTGACAAGAAAGATGAATTGGTCAGCCTACAAAGCAGGCTTGAAAGAAGATCTGACCTCTCCAAAGAGACTCTTTCCAAGTGCCATAAGGTGCAGTTGGAGATTCTGGTTTCTGTCAAGATGGGGCTTGCAAGCTTCTTATATGGTAAAATTCAATTATCTGAGATGGTAGAGGTTTTCTTATATAGGAGATGTAGGAATGTTAACTGCAAGAGTCTGCTTCCTGTTGATGACTGTGACTGCAAGATTTGCTCAGGGAATAAGGGATTTTGTAGTTCGTGTATGTGTCCTATTTGTTTGAACTTCGATTGCGCAAGCAATACTTGTAGTTGGGTTGGTTGTGATGTTTGTTCCCATTGGTGCCATGCTGTCTGTGGCATTCAGAGGAACCTCATCAAGCCCGGTCCGAGCTTGAAGGGACCTGCGGGGACCTCAGAAATGCAGTTTCATTGTATTGGCTGTGGACATGCTTCTGAAATGTTTGGGTTTGTTAAGGATGTGTTCATGTGTTGTGCAAAGGATTGGGGACTTGAAACCTTGATGAAGGAGCTCGACTGTGTGAGGAAGATTTTTAGGGGAAGTGAAGACCGTAAAGGGAAAGAATTGCATGTCAAAACTGATGACATGCTGTTAAAGCTTCAAACTAAAATGGCTTCTCCTTCGGATGCCTGCAATTATATCACACAATTTTTCAACT ATGCAGATAACTTGCCAGACTTTCCCCTTTCTGCCATATCTGCAAAGGATATAGCATCATCTCAATCCAACATTACGAAAGACACACCATCTCTTCCAAAAACTAGTTCCTTAATGCCTAAATATGCTTATGACATGAGCTATTCTAGGCCACATTCTGGTGCCTTGCCAAATGATCTTCAtcaaaaggacttcaaagctTCCATATTAAGTGAACTAAAAACTGAGGCTGATTTCCAACTGGGGGCTTTGCTAAGGAAAGGTGGACTTGACAGCTTGGAGAGCATTGTGCGGATAAAGGAGGCGGAAGCGAAAATGTTTCAGACGAAGGCGGATGAAGCAAGGAGGGAGGCAGAAGGGTTCCAGAAGATGATCAGGACAAAGACCGCACAGATGGAAGAAGAGTATGCCGAAAAGCTAGCCAAACTGTGTTTGCATGAGACTGAGGAAATGAGGAGGAAGAAACTAGAAGAACTCAAAGTCTTGGAAGGTTCCCATTATGATTACTATAAGATGAAGAAGAGAATGCAAGATGAGATAGATGGTTTATTGGAGAGAATGGAGGCAACAAAGCAGCAAtgggtttaa